The following proteins are encoded in a genomic region of Arcobacter cloacae:
- the guaA gene encoding glutamine-hydrolyzing GMP synthase, with the protein MKHVPIVVLDFGSQYTQIIARKLREAGVYSEIVPYSESIEDIMARTPKGIILSGGPASVYSDDAYHPDTTIFELGLPILGICYGMQLISQHFGGSVIPASHHEYGKAKLKFEVENPIFKDTQDGQIVWMSHGDRVENIPSGFEKIATSENSPFAAIANTDRNIYAFQFHPEVYHSAEGSKLLKNFAKHICGCESTWNMGSFAKEQIKRIQEQVGNKKVLCGVSGGVDSSVVATLLAEAIGENVIPVFVDNGLLRANEREQVEAMFKSRGVKLITVDASEEFLTKLAGVTDPETKRKIIGETFIEVFDKEAKKHQGIEFLAQGTLYTDVIESVSVKGPSKTIKSHHNVGGLPDWMKFELVEPLREIFKDEVRALGLELGLPASMIGRHPFPGPGLAIRIMGDVNKPDLELLRKADTIMLDVLHATGYYDKTWQAFTVLLNVKSVGVMGDNRTYDNTVCVRIVEATDGMTATFAHIPHDILETISRRIINEVDGINRVVYDISSKPPATIEWE; encoded by the coding sequence ATGAAACATGTACCAATCGTAGTACTAGATTTTGGTAGTCAATATACTCAAATCATTGCTAGAAAATTAAGAGAAGCAGGTGTTTATTCTGAAATAGTTCCGTATAGTGAATCTATTGAAGATATTATGGCTAGAACGCCAAAGGGTATTATTTTATCAGGTGGACCTGCGTCTGTTTATTCTGATGATGCGTATCACCCTGATACTACAATTTTTGAATTAGGTTTACCAATTTTAGGTATTTGTTATGGAATGCAGTTAATTTCTCAACATTTTGGTGGAAGTGTAATTCCTGCAAGTCATCATGAATATGGAAAAGCTAAACTTAAATTTGAAGTTGAAAATCCAATCTTTAAAGATACACAAGATGGTCAAATTGTTTGGATGAGCCATGGTGATAGAGTTGAAAATATTCCATCAGGATTTGAGAAAATTGCTACAAGTGAAAACTCTCCATTTGCAGCTATTGCTAATACTGATAGAAATATTTATGCTTTCCAATTTCACCCAGAAGTTTATCACTCAGCTGAGGGTAGCAAATTATTAAAAAACTTTGCAAAACATATTTGTGGATGTGAATCTACTTGGAATATGGGAAGTTTTGCTAAAGAGCAAATCAAAAGAATTCAAGAGCAAGTTGGAAATAAAAAAGTTCTTTGTGGAGTTTCAGGAGGAGTTGATAGCTCTGTTGTAGCTACACTTTTAGCAGAAGCAATTGGTGAAAATGTTATTCCTGTATTTGTTGATAATGGATTATTAAGAGCAAATGAGAGAGAACAAGTTGAAGCTATGTTTAAAAGCAGAGGTGTAAAACTAATCACTGTTGATGCAAGTGAAGAGTTTTTAACTAAATTAGCAGGTGTTACAGACCCTGAAACAAAAAGAAAAATCATTGGTGAAACATTTATCGAAGTATTTGATAAAGAAGCAAAAAAACATCAAGGTATTGAGTTTTTAGCACAAGGTACACTTTATACAGACGTTATAGAGTCTGTTTCTGTAAAAGGACCTAGTAAAACTATAAAATCTCACCACAATGTTGGTGGACTTCCTGATTGGATGAAATTTGAATTAGTTGAGCCTTTAAGAGAAATTTTCAAAGATGAGGTAAGAGCTTTAGGATTAGAACTTGGACTTCCAGCATCTATGATTGGAAGACATCCATTCCCAGGACCTGGACTTGCTATTAGAATCATGGGAGATGTAAATAAACCTGATTTAGAGCTATTAAGAAAAGCTGATACTATCATGTTAGATGTATTACATGCAACTGGATATTATGATAAAACATGGCAAGCATTTACAGTATTATTAAATGTAAAATCTGTTGGAGTTATGGGTGATAACAGAACTTATGACAACACAGTTTGTGTAAGAATCGTAGAAGCAACAGATGGAATGACAGCAACTTTTGCACATATTCCACATGATATTTTAGAAACTATCTCAAGAAGAATCATCAACGAAGTTGATGGAATCAACAGAGTAGTTTATGATATAAGCTCAAAACCACCAGCAACTATCGAGTGGGAATAA